One genomic segment of Nonomuraea coxensis DSM 45129 includes these proteins:
- a CDS encoding winged helix DNA-binding domain-containing protein — MAQVLRRRELGRALLARQWLLERAEATAEETVTRLVGMQAQAPYAPYFGLWSRLRKFGTADLADALTERRLVRVALMRSTIHLVTTADYRSLRPWAQPALDRELDTAFKTILTGLDRAAVAESGRALLGARHLTPKELRAALHERWPDREPRALATVVRNLVPLVQVPPRAVWGVGGTTRYATAADWTGAEPAPAADSEHIVLRYLAAFGPASVTDVQTWAGRTRLRPVLERLRPQLAVFHDERGIELFDLPDAPRPGADAHAPVRFLPEYDNLLASHADRTRVISEQDRKRVMTRNGMRATFLVDGQVTGAWKLHLGKASATLEIDPFRPLATTERAEVEAEGARLLEFAAPGTDHDVRSGRATFIGREDAVTGEETDRQ, encoded by the coding sequence GTGGCACAGGTGCTGAGGCGACGGGAGTTGGGACGAGCTCTGCTGGCCCGACAGTGGCTGCTGGAACGGGCCGAGGCGACCGCCGAGGAGACGGTCACCCGGCTGGTCGGCATGCAGGCGCAGGCGCCGTACGCGCCCTACTTCGGGCTCTGGAGCAGGTTACGGAAGTTCGGCACCGCCGACCTGGCGGACGCGCTGACCGAGCGCCGCCTGGTGCGGGTCGCGCTGATGCGCAGCACCATCCACCTGGTCACCACGGCGGACTACCGCTCGTTGCGGCCATGGGCGCAGCCTGCGCTCGACCGTGAGCTGGACACCGCGTTCAAGACGATCCTGACCGGTCTGGACCGTGCGGCCGTGGCGGAGTCGGGCCGGGCGCTGCTCGGCGCACGGCACCTCACCCCCAAGGAGCTCAGGGCGGCGCTGCACGAGCGGTGGCCCGATCGCGAGCCCCGTGCGCTCGCCACCGTCGTGCGCAACCTGGTACCGCTGGTGCAGGTGCCACCACGCGCCGTCTGGGGCGTCGGTGGCACCACCCGGTACGCGACGGCGGCCGACTGGACCGGAGCCGAGCCCGCCCCCGCCGCCGACTCCGAACACATCGTGCTGCGCTACCTTGCCGCGTTCGGCCCGGCCTCGGTCACCGACGTGCAGACATGGGCCGGCCGAACCCGGCTGCGTCCCGTCCTGGAGAGGCTGCGGCCGCAGCTGGCGGTCTTCCACGACGAGCGCGGGATCGAGCTGTTCGACCTGCCGGATGCGCCACGCCCCGGCGCCGACGCCCACGCACCGGTTCGCTTTTTGCCCGAATACGACAACCTGCTGGCCTCCCACGCCGACCGCACCCGCGTGATCTCGGAGCAGGACCGCAAACGGGTCATGACGCGCAACGGGATGCGCGCCACCTTCCTGGTGGACGGGCAGGTGACGGGCGCCTGGAAGCTCCATCTGGGCAAGGCATCAGCGACTCTGGAGATCGACCCGTTCCGGCCGCTGGCCACCACCGAGCGCGCCGAGGTCGAGGCCGAGGGCGCCCGGCTGCTGGAGTTCGCCGCGCCCGGCACCGACCACGACGTCCGCAGCGGCAGGGCCACGTTCATCGGCCGCGAGGATGCGGTGACCGGCGAGGAAACCGATCGGCAGTGA
- a CDS encoding MogA/MoaB family molybdenum cofactor biosynthesis protein, whose translation MRALVITVSNRASAGIYEDKSGPLLVRLLRDEAGCEVVDGPVVVPDGEAVELALRDGVLGGYELVVTTGGTGLTPMDLTPEMTARVISREIPGIAEAIRQANREKVPTSILSRGLAGQAGDTLIVNLPGSSGGVRDGVAVLAPILRHAVEQIRGGDHPR comes from the coding sequence ATGCGGGCACTGGTGATCACGGTGTCGAACCGGGCGTCAGCCGGGATTTATGAGGATAAATCCGGGCCGTTGCTCGTACGGCTGCTCCGCGACGAGGCCGGCTGCGAGGTCGTCGACGGCCCCGTGGTCGTCCCCGACGGCGAGGCGGTGGAGCTGGCGCTGCGCGACGGCGTCCTCGGCGGCTACGAGCTCGTCGTCACCACCGGGGGCACCGGGCTGACGCCGATGGACCTCACGCCGGAGATGACCGCCCGCGTGATCTCCCGGGAGATCCCGGGCATCGCGGAGGCGATCCGGCAGGCCAATCGCGAGAAGGTCCCGACGTCCATCCTGTCCCGGGGGCTCGCGGGGCAGGCCGGCGACACTCTGATCGTCAATCTGCCCGGTTCGTCCGGCGGCGTACGCGACGGCGTCGCCGTGCTCGCCCCCATCCTGCGGCACGCCGTCGAACAGATCCGCGGCGGCGATCACCCCCGCTGA
- the sepX gene encoding divisome protein SepX/GlpR: MSSVLLYLAIVVMWLCVLIPMWLRKDKTNLAELAELEEYYTGEHQLPDLDNLAAAAAAEGYEDDGIGLLTGPPTGEFEKVDVRQFRLRRRAIIVARRRRLLFFCALLVVASVVTAAVEMIPWWGVAPSVLVTVGYLCFLRVAVHVDKERRERAHQARAERRRRARQRRQALAEEQAAEVIELTAVHEDVLFDQYAEPPRRAVGD, from the coding sequence GTGAGCAGCGTCCTCCTCTACCTCGCCATCGTCGTGATGTGGCTGTGCGTCCTCATCCCGATGTGGCTGCGCAAGGACAAGACCAACCTCGCCGAGCTGGCCGAGCTCGAGGAGTACTACACCGGCGAGCACCAGCTCCCCGACCTCGACAACCTGGCCGCCGCCGCGGCGGCCGAGGGCTACGAGGACGACGGCATCGGGCTGCTCACCGGACCGCCCACCGGCGAGTTCGAGAAGGTCGACGTCCGGCAGTTCCGGCTGCGGCGCCGGGCGATCATCGTGGCCCGGCGGCGCCGGCTGCTGTTCTTCTGCGCGCTGCTGGTGGTGGCGTCCGTGGTCACGGCGGCGGTCGAGATGATCCCGTGGTGGGGCGTGGCGCCGTCCGTGCTGGTCACGGTGGGATACCTGTGCTTCCTGCGGGTCGCCGTCCACGTGGACAAGGAACGCCGCGAACGCGCCCACCAGGCCCGCGCCGAACGCCGCCGCCGCGCCCGCCAGCGCCGCCAGGCCCTCGCCGAGGAGCAGGCGGCCGAGGTGATCGAGCTGACGGCAGTGCACGAGGACGTGCTGTTCGACCAGTACGCGGAGCCGCCCAGACGCGCGGTGGGGGACTGA
- a CDS encoding TetR family transcriptional regulator, whose translation MEDIAAEAGVSHRTFNNYFSSKGEAIAARHFDRAVQIAEELRSRPDGEPLWEAITNAVFARFALGMQEAERPADERWIAGVKLMTQHPEHRGEFLKAHTAALDALAAAVAERTGTDADRDLYPHLVAGAVGAAILAAIHLWLHGDAPAPFEELLRDALGQVAAGLPTP comes from the coding sequence GTGGAGGACATCGCCGCCGAGGCGGGTGTCTCGCACCGCACGTTCAACAACTACTTCTCCAGCAAGGGCGAGGCGATCGCGGCCAGGCACTTCGACCGAGCGGTCCAGATCGCTGAGGAGCTGCGGTCGAGGCCGGACGGCGAGCCCCTGTGGGAGGCCATCACCAACGCCGTGTTCGCCCGGTTCGCGCTTGGCATGCAAGAGGCCGAGCGCCCGGCCGACGAGCGCTGGATTGCCGGGGTCAAGCTGATGACCCAGCATCCGGAGCACCGGGGCGAGTTCCTCAAAGCCCACACGGCCGCGCTGGATGCGCTGGCCGCGGCGGTCGCCGAGCGCACCGGCACCGATGCCGATCGTGATCTGTATCCGCACCTGGTCGCCGGCGCGGTCGGCGCCGCCATACTCGCGGCCATCCATCTGTGGCTCCACGGCGATGCGCCGGCACCGTTCGAGGAGCTGCTGCGCGACGCCCTCGGCCAGGTCGCCGCCGGCCTGCCCACGCCCTGA
- the galU gene encoding UTP--glucose-1-phosphate uridylyltransferase GalU, which translates to MADFDPVTKAVVPAAGLGTRFLPATKATPKEMLPIVDKPAIQYVVEEAASAGLLDLLMVTGKNKRSIEDHFDRAFELEEVLEAKGDEHRLSQVREPASLATLHYVRQGEPKGLGHAVLCAKQHVGDHPFACLLGDDLIDRRDALLKRMIEVRDTYGGSVIALMEVPKEQVSLYGVATIEATAEDDVVKVTDLVEKPPADEAPSNWAIIGRYVIDPAVFEVLENTPPGRGGEIQLTDALRTLAGRGSEEGGPVHGVLFRGRRYDTGDKLDYLRTVVKFAADREDLAGEFVPWLREFLDEVG; encoded by the coding sequence ATGGCTGACTTCGACCCTGTGACGAAAGCCGTCGTGCCCGCCGCGGGTCTGGGCACCCGGTTCCTTCCGGCGACCAAGGCGACACCCAAGGAGATGTTGCCCATCGTCGACAAGCCCGCGATCCAGTATGTCGTTGAGGAGGCCGCCTCCGCCGGTCTCCTCGACCTTCTGATGGTCACCGGCAAGAACAAGCGATCGATCGAGGACCACTTCGACCGCGCGTTCGAGCTGGAGGAGGTCCTTGAGGCCAAGGGCGACGAGCACCGGCTGTCCCAGGTTCGCGAGCCCGCGTCCCTTGCCACGCTGCACTACGTGCGGCAGGGCGAGCCCAAGGGACTCGGCCACGCCGTGCTCTGTGCCAAGCAGCACGTGGGCGACCATCCGTTCGCCTGCCTGCTCGGTGACGACCTCATCGACCGCCGTGACGCGCTGCTCAAGCGCATGATCGAGGTGCGCGACACCTACGGCGGCAGTGTGATCGCCCTGATGGAGGTGCCCAAGGAGCAGGTCTCGCTGTACGGCGTGGCGACGATCGAGGCCACGGCCGAGGACGACGTGGTCAAGGTGACCGACCTCGTGGAGAAGCCGCCGGCCGACGAGGCGCCGTCCAACTGGGCCATCATCGGGCGCTACGTGATCGACCCGGCCGTGTTCGAGGTGCTGGAGAACACCCCGCCAGGGCGTGGCGGCGAGATCCAGCTCACCGACGCGCTGCGCACGCTGGCCGGGCGCGGTTCCGAGGAGGGCGGCCCCGTGCACGGGGTGCTGTTCCGCGGGCGGCGCTACGACACCGGCGACAAACTCGACTATCTGCGCACGGTGGTGAAGTTCGCGGCGGATCGGGAGGATCTGGCGGGCGAGTTCGTGCCGTGGCTGCGGGAGTTCCTCGATGAGGTCGGCTGA
- a CDS encoding GNAT family N-acetyltransferase codes for MRSVDRLRGWPVSLNEGPVGLRPLRLGDVRVWRETRLRNADWLRPWEPSNPETPLFRTGLGPYVSMVGTLRREARQGLALPWVVTYEGRFAGQLTVGAIVWGSARSAQVGYWIDGKLAGRGITPTALAMAVDHCFFTTGLHRLEANIRPENSASRRVVEKLGFREEGIRRRQLHIDGAWRDHICYALTVEDVPGGLLVQWRRARESAARGGSSVEEV; via the coding sequence ATGAGATCTGTGGATCGACTTCGCGGCTGGCCGGTGAGCCTCAACGAAGGGCCGGTCGGCCTCCGGCCGCTGCGGTTGGGCGACGTACGCGTGTGGCGCGAGACCCGGCTGCGCAATGCCGACTGGCTGCGCCCCTGGGAGCCGAGCAACCCCGAGACGCCCCTGTTCAGGACCGGGCTCGGCCCCTACGTGTCCATGGTCGGCACCCTGCGGCGGGAGGCCAGGCAGGGGCTCGCGCTGCCGTGGGTGGTCACGTACGAGGGGCGCTTCGCCGGACAGCTCACCGTCGGCGCCATCGTGTGGGGATCCGCCCGTTCCGCCCAGGTCGGCTACTGGATCGACGGCAAACTGGCCGGCCGCGGCATCACCCCCACCGCCCTCGCCATGGCCGTCGACCACTGCTTCTTCACCACCGGTTTGCATCGTCTGGAGGCGAACATCCGCCCCGAGAACTCCGCCAGTCGTAGGGTGGTTGAGAAGCTCGGATTCAGGGAAGAAGGCATTCGGCGTCGCCAACTCCACATCGACGGAGCCTGGCGCGACCACATCTGCTACGCGCTGACCGTCGAGGACGTCCCCGGCGGGCTGCTCGTGCAGTGGCGTCGCGCCCGCGAGTCAGCGGCTCGCGGGGGGTCTTCTGTCGAAGAGGTTTGA
- a CDS encoding epoxide hydrolase family protein — protein sequence MTMTNDSTIAPFRIDIPQAELDDLQQRLARTRWAEELPASESAPVGPVPPGWEYGVPVGYVKQLVERWRTGYDWRAWEAKLNAYPQFTTEIDGQNIHFLHVLSPEPDATPLILTHGWPTSVVEWLDVIGPLTDPRAHGGDPADAFHLVIPSVPGFGFSGPTRERGWNRYRVARAWAELMRRLGYDRYGAAGNDGGSLISPEVGRVDPGHVCGVHVTQVFSFPSGDPAESAGLSEEERGKLAFAEWFTQNRGAYDKLQSTEPQNLAHALADSPAGLLGWHAQLLGASLDPDFVLTNVMIYWLTNTAASAARFYYEDAAAAPVQQKSNGRGTSVPEPTTVPLGLANFAWDFQSIRTFADRDHKNIFSWNVHDRGSHFAAHDAPDLLVHDIRQFFRKVR from the coding sequence ATGACCATGACGAACGACAGCACGATCGCCCCGTTCCGGATCGACATCCCTCAGGCCGAGCTCGACGATCTACAGCAGAGGCTGGCCCGGACTCGGTGGGCGGAGGAGCTGCCCGCGAGCGAGTCGGCGCCGGTCGGCCCGGTGCCGCCGGGTTGGGAGTACGGCGTCCCGGTGGGCTACGTCAAGCAACTGGTCGAGCGGTGGCGCACGGGGTACGACTGGCGGGCCTGGGAGGCGAAGCTGAACGCGTACCCGCAGTTCACCACTGAGATCGACGGCCAGAACATCCACTTCCTGCACGTGCTGTCGCCGGAGCCGGACGCGACGCCGCTGATCCTGACCCACGGCTGGCCGACCTCGGTGGTCGAGTGGCTGGACGTGATCGGCCCGCTCACCGACCCGCGTGCGCACGGCGGCGACCCGGCGGACGCGTTCCATCTGGTCATTCCGTCGGTGCCGGGCTTCGGCTTCTCCGGGCCGACCCGGGAGCGCGGCTGGAATCGGTACCGGGTGGCCCGGGCCTGGGCCGAGCTGATGCGCCGGCTCGGGTACGACCGGTACGGCGCGGCTGGCAACGACGGCGGATCGCTGATCTCGCCCGAGGTGGGCCGGGTTGACCCTGGGCACGTCTGTGGAGTGCACGTGACGCAGGTCTTCTCGTTCCCGTCGGGCGACCCCGCCGAGTCGGCCGGTCTGTCTGAGGAGGAGCGCGGAAAGCTCGCGTTCGCCGAGTGGTTCACCCAGAACCGGGGCGCGTATGACAAGCTCCAGTCCACCGAGCCGCAGAATCTGGCGCACGCACTGGCCGACTCACCGGCCGGCCTGCTGGGCTGGCACGCGCAGCTGCTCGGCGCTTCGCTCGACCCGGATTTCGTGCTCACGAACGTGATGATCTACTGGCTGACCAACACGGCCGCTTCAGCCGCCCGGTTCTACTACGAGGACGCGGCGGCGGCCCCTGTACAGCAGAAGTCGAACGGCCGGGGCACCTCCGTGCCCGAGCCGACCACCGTGCCCCTCGGCCTGGCCAATTTCGCCTGGGACTTTCAGTCGATCCGGACGTTCGCCGACCGCGACCACAAAAATATCTTCTCCTGGAACGTTCATGACCGGGGCAGCCACTTCGCCGCTCACGACGCCCCCGATCTGCTCGTCCACGACATCCGGCAGTTCTTCCGCAAGGTTCGCTGA
- the moaC gene encoding cyclic pyranopterin monophosphate synthase MoaC, producing MVDVSAKDVSARSAVATGRVLLSAETVALLRTGEVPKGDALGVARIAGIMGAKRTPDLIPLCHPIALHGVKVTLDVEDWGVAITCRVKTADRTGVEMEALTAVSVAALALIDMVKAVDPGAVITDVRVEEKLGGKTGRWTRESS from the coding sequence ATGGTGGACGTCTCCGCCAAGGACGTCTCGGCGCGCAGCGCCGTCGCCACCGGGCGGGTGCTGCTGTCGGCGGAGACCGTCGCGCTGCTGCGTACGGGCGAGGTGCCCAAGGGCGACGCGCTGGGGGTGGCGCGGATCGCCGGCATCATGGGTGCGAAACGTACGCCGGACCTGATCCCGCTCTGCCATCCGATCGCGTTGCACGGCGTCAAGGTGACGCTGGACGTCGAGGACTGGGGCGTGGCGATCACCTGCCGGGTGAAGACGGCCGATCGCACCGGCGTGGAGATGGAGGCGCTGACGGCGGTGTCGGTGGCGGCGCTCGCGCTCATCGACATGGTCAAGGCGGTCGATCCTGGCGCGGTGATCACGGACGTGCGCGTCGAGGAGAAGCTGGGCGGCAAGACCGGACGCTGGACGCGGGAGTCGTCATGA
- a CDS encoding LuxR C-terminal-related transcriptional regulator, which yields MLSEKTIRNNISNIFAKLHTTDRAEAIVKARQAGLGGSATTER from the coding sequence GTGCTCAGCGAGAAGACCATTCGCAACAACATCTCCAACATCTTCGCCAAGCTCCACACCACCGATCGTGCCGAAGCCATCGTCAAAGCCCGCCAGGCCGGGCTCGGCGGCTCCGCGACGACCGAGAGATGA
- a CDS encoding helix-turn-helix transcriptional regulator, protein MLETSARLLRLLSLLQTPREWTGAELAERLSVSTRTIRNDVERLRNLGYPVHGNRGAVGGYRLGAGAALPPLLLDDEEAVAVAIGLRTAAGGTITGVEETSLRALAKLEQVLPTRLRRRVNALQRYAVAVPRDDLGPRVDADTLSALAAACRDHERLRFGYRSHDGSESRREVEPYRLVNWGRRWYLVGFDVERVGWRTFRVDRLHPRTPTGPRFTPRDLPEEAIDQVRRGVSSAAWRYRAQVVVHVPAEQLAERINAAIGTITPVDDTRCLLDTGADSIEALAVHLGLLGVDFTVTEPAELVELVRALADRYHRATEPQPQHT, encoded by the coding sequence ATGTTGGAAACCTCGGCGCGGCTGCTGCGCCTGCTCTCGCTGCTCCAGACGCCCCGCGAGTGGACCGGCGCCGAACTGGCCGAACGGCTGTCGGTCAGCACCCGCACCATCCGCAACGACGTGGAACGCCTGCGAAACCTCGGCTATCCGGTGCACGGCAACCGAGGCGCGGTGGGCGGCTACCGGCTCGGTGCCGGGGCCGCGCTGCCGCCGCTGCTGCTCGACGATGAAGAGGCGGTCGCGGTGGCGATCGGACTGCGCACCGCCGCCGGGGGCACGATCACCGGAGTCGAGGAGACCTCGCTGCGCGCGCTGGCCAAACTGGAGCAGGTGCTACCGACCCGGCTCCGGCGCCGTGTCAACGCCCTCCAGCGGTACGCCGTCGCGGTACCCCGGGACGACCTGGGCCCACGGGTGGACGCGGACACGCTGAGCGCCCTCGCCGCCGCCTGCCGGGATCACGAGCGCCTGCGATTCGGCTACCGAAGCCACGACGGCTCCGAGAGCCGGCGCGAGGTGGAACCATACCGACTGGTCAACTGGGGACGACGGTGGTACCTCGTCGGGTTCGACGTCGAGCGGGTCGGCTGGCGGACGTTCCGGGTGGACCGGCTCCACCCACGCACCCCGACGGGTCCCCGATTCACCCCCCGCGATCTCCCCGAGGAGGCCATCGACCAGGTACGCCGGGGCGTGTCGTCGGCTGCCTGGCGATACCGGGCCCAGGTCGTCGTGCACGTACCAGCCGAACAGCTCGCCGAACGAATCAACGCCGCCATCGGCACGATCACGCCGGTCGACGACACCCGCTGCCTGCTGGACACCGGCGCGGACAGCATCGAGGCGCTCGCCGTTCACCTCGGCCTGCTCGGCGTCGATTTCACCGTGACGGAGCCCGCGGAACTCGTCGAACTCGTGCGTGCACTCGCCGACCGCTATCACCGCGCCACCGAGCCACAGCCGCAGCACACCTGA
- the glp gene encoding molybdotransferase-like divisome protein Glp gives MRSADQAGPAGSAGSESLLKPVEAHLSDILATVRPLAPIELDLEQSLGATLAEEVSAPVPLPPFDNSAMDGYAVRADDISEVPVTLPVIDDVAAGSDELRAVGPGHAVRIMTGAPLPAGADTVVPVEWTDGGTVSVRINRSAEPGNAIRRAGEDVQAGEVVLKPGTLIGAAQLGIMAGVGRRRVLARPRPRVVVIATGAELVEPGGQLGPGQIWDSNSFTLTAAVREAGGEAFRAGAVGDDPAVLLDRLDTDLVRADAIITSGGVSMGAYEPVKEALSPLGTVRFEKVAMQPGMPQGFGVLGDDQVPIFALPGNPVSSFVSFVLFVRPALDKMRGLPAGMPESVTACVTGSLRSPAGRRSYLRGVLAADGTVSPVHGQGSHQLAALASANALIMVPEDVTEVPAGAEVEVIRL, from the coding sequence ATGAGGTCGGCTGACCAGGCCGGACCGGCCGGATCGGCCGGATCGGAGAGCTTGCTGAAGCCGGTCGAGGCGCACCTGTCCGACATCCTGGCCACCGTGCGCCCGCTCGCGCCCATCGAGCTCGACCTGGAGCAGTCGCTGGGCGCGACGCTGGCAGAAGAGGTGTCCGCGCCGGTGCCGCTGCCGCCGTTCGACAACTCGGCCATGGACGGCTATGCCGTACGCGCCGACGACATATCCGAGGTGCCGGTGACCCTGCCGGTGATCGACGACGTCGCGGCCGGCTCCGACGAGCTGCGCGCCGTCGGGCCCGGCCATGCCGTCCGCATCATGACCGGCGCGCCGCTGCCGGCCGGGGCCGACACCGTGGTGCCGGTGGAGTGGACGGACGGTGGGACGGTCTCCGTACGCATCAACCGCTCCGCCGAGCCGGGCAACGCGATCCGCCGGGCCGGCGAGGACGTCCAGGCCGGTGAGGTCGTGCTCAAACCGGGCACCCTGATCGGGGCCGCGCAGCTCGGCATCATGGCCGGGGTGGGGCGGCGGCGGGTGCTCGCGCGGCCGCGGCCCCGGGTCGTCGTCATCGCCACGGGCGCCGAGCTCGTGGAGCCGGGCGGGCAGCTCGGTCCCGGCCAGATCTGGGACTCCAACAGCTTCACGCTGACGGCCGCGGTGCGGGAGGCGGGCGGGGAGGCGTTCCGGGCCGGGGCGGTGGGGGACGATCCGGCCGTGCTGCTCGACCGGCTCGACACCGACCTCGTACGCGCCGACGCCATCATCACCAGCGGCGGCGTGTCGATGGGCGCGTACGAGCCGGTCAAGGAGGCTCTGTCCCCGCTCGGGACCGTGCGCTTCGAGAAGGTGGCCATGCAGCCCGGGATGCCGCAGGGGTTCGGCGTGCTGGGGGACGACCAGGTGCCGATCTTCGCGCTGCCCGGCAATCCGGTGTCGTCGTTCGTGTCGTTCGTGCTGTTCGTCCGGCCGGCGCTGGACAAGATGCGCGGGCTGCCGGCCGGCATGCCGGAGTCCGTCACCGCCTGCGTCACCGGGTCGTTGCGCTCGCCCGCGGGGCGGCGGTCCTACCTGCGGGGCGTGCTCGCCGCCGACGGCACGGTGTCGCCGGTGCACGGGCAGGGCTCCCACCAGCTCGCCGCGCTGGCCTCGGCGAACGCGCTGATCATGGTTCCCGAGGACGTGACCGAGGTCCCGGCCGGGGCGGAGGTGGAGGTGATCCGGCTGTGA
- a CDS encoding FAD-dependent monooxygenase has translation MIADVVIAGAGPNGLMLACELSLAGVRSLVLERLPERTEENRANGLVGQVVRTLDRRGLYKRLTGNPDPPRPAPGFVFGALPIDLSVLDDNPLYTLLVPQRRIEQMLEERAVELHLEIRRGHELTGFTQDADGVTLQVSGPAGPYTIETRYLIGADGGHSIVRKLAGIAFPGVTTDETIARTAHAVVPAELVDPVTGRLDIPGYGPIPPFLHHRTERGLFVYAALPGAPAPLMYLLGKVAGMRRNPHAGPADDARPYPTARETINSCPGSDL, from the coding sequence ATGATCGCCGATGTCGTCATAGCCGGAGCCGGGCCCAACGGCCTGATGCTGGCCTGTGAGCTCAGCCTGGCCGGAGTCCGCTCCCTGGTCCTGGAGCGTCTGCCGGAGCGCACCGAGGAGAACCGCGCCAATGGCCTGGTCGGCCAGGTGGTACGGACGCTCGACCGGCGAGGCCTGTACAAGCGGCTCACTGGAAACCCGGACCCACCCCGGCCCGCTCCCGGATTCGTCTTCGGCGCGTTGCCGATCGACCTGAGTGTGCTGGACGACAACCCGCTCTATACCCTCCTGGTCCCGCAGCGCAGGATCGAGCAGATGCTGGAGGAACGGGCTGTCGAGCTCCATCTCGAGATCCGGCGCGGTCACGAGCTCACCGGATTCACCCAGGACGCGGATGGCGTGACCCTCCAGGTCAGCGGGCCGGCCGGGCCGTACACGATCGAAACGCGCTACCTGATCGGCGCCGACGGCGGGCACAGCATCGTACGCAAGCTGGCCGGGATCGCCTTCCCCGGCGTGACGACCGACGAGACGATCGCGCGCACCGCGCACGCCGTCGTGCCGGCCGAGCTCGTCGATCCGGTCACCGGCCGGCTCGACATTCCCGGGTACGGACCCATCCCGCCGTTCCTGCACCACCGGACCGAGCGCGGGTTGTTCGTGTACGCGGCCCTCCCGGGCGCCCCCGCACCGTTGATGTATTTGCTCGGAAAGGTGGCCGGAATGCGGCGAAACCCACATGCAGGACCCGCCGATGACGCCCGGCCGTACCCGACAGCCCGGGAAACGATCAACTCCTGTCCGGGAAGTGATCTCTGA
- a CDS encoding NAD(P)H-binding protein, with product MYLVIGATAHFGRQAVEELVAAGAPVRALTRTPERAELPEEVDVVRGDLTKPETLPAALAGVEAAFLVLQYGMDVAPLLAAAGQAGVRRLVFLSSGAVVPGAEQQPDVIAQYHRDVERAIEASGIEWTFLRLLFPAINSLTFAMQLQGGDVIRAPYAEAAFSAVHERDVAEVVARTLIGGGHAGRAYDLTGPESLTQAQQVGILGEMLGRPLTVEDLDPEAVLEQMSRFMDPEFLAALFGLMAQAVGKPAPVNDVIEQITGHPARAYTRWAADHRADFGG from the coding sequence ATGTATCTCGTCATCGGTGCCACGGCTCACTTCGGACGTCAGGCGGTAGAGGAGCTGGTCGCCGCGGGTGCGCCGGTGCGGGCGCTGACCCGTACTCCGGAGCGGGCGGAGCTTCCGGAGGAAGTCGACGTCGTCCGGGGCGATCTGACCAAGCCCGAGACGCTGCCGGCGGCGCTGGCCGGCGTCGAGGCCGCCTTCCTGGTTCTGCAGTACGGGATGGATGTCGCTCCGCTGCTGGCGGCCGCGGGCCAGGCCGGGGTACGGCGGCTGGTGTTCCTGTCCTCCGGGGCGGTCGTCCCAGGCGCCGAGCAGCAGCCCGACGTGATCGCCCAGTACCACCGCGATGTCGAGCGGGCCATCGAGGCGTCCGGGATCGAGTGGACGTTCCTGCGGCTCCTGTTCCCCGCCATCAACTCGTTGACGTTCGCGATGCAGCTCCAGGGCGGTGACGTCATTCGCGCGCCGTACGCCGAAGCGGCCTTCAGCGCCGTGCACGAGAGGGACGTCGCCGAGGTGGTCGCGCGGACGTTGATCGGCGGCGGGCACGCGGGGCGGGCCTACGACCTGACCGGCCCCGAGTCGCTGACCCAGGCACAGCAGGTCGGCATCCTCGGCGAGATGCTGGGGCGCCCGCTCACCGTCGAGGACCTCGACCCGGAGGCGGTGCTGGAGCAGATGAGCCGGTTCATGGACCCTGAGTTTCTGGCGGCGCTGTTCGGTCTCATGGCGCAGGCGGTCGGCAAGCCCGCGCCGGTCAACGACGTCATCGAGCAGATCACAGGGCACCCCGCGCGCGCCTACACCCGGTGGGCCGCGGATCACCGGGCCGACTTCGGCGGATGA
- a CDS encoding dihydrofolate reductase family protein has translation MGGADLGRQFMRAGLVDQIGIHLVPVLFGGGQRLFDHLGATTSSLRWSTWSTPRWPPICSTAS, from the coding sequence ATGGGCGGCGCGGACCTCGGGCGGCAGTTCATGAGGGCGGGGCTGGTCGACCAGATCGGGATCCATCTGGTGCCTGTGCTGTTCGGCGGGGGCCAGCGGCTCTTCGACCACCTGGGGGCGACCACATCCAGCTTGAGGTGGTCAACGTGGTCGACACCCCGCTGGCCACCCATCTGCTCTACCGCATCGTGA